A stretch of the Streptococcus oralis genome encodes the following:
- a CDS encoding tRNA (adenine(22)-N(1))-methyltransferase — MISKRLELVASFVPQGAVLLDVGSDHAYLPIELVERGQIKSAIAGEVVEGPYQSAVKNVEAHGLKEKIQVRLANGLAAFEEADQVSVITIAGMGGRLIATILEEGLDKLANVERLILQPNNREDDLRIWLQDNGFQIVAESILEESGKFYEILVVEAGQMKLSASDVRFGPFLSKEVSPVFVQKWQKEAAKLEFALDQIPEKNREERQVLVDKIQAIKEVLHASK; from the coding sequence ATGATTTCAAAGAGATTAGAATTGGTAGCTTCCTTTGTGCCACAGGGGGCCGTTTTACTAGATGTGGGAAGTGACCATGCTTATCTGCCCATCGAGTTAGTTGAGAGAGGCCAAATCAAAAGCGCCATTGCAGGGGAAGTGGTGGAAGGTCCTTACCAGTCTGCGGTTAAAAATGTTGAGGCTCACGGTCTAAAGGAGAAAATCCAAGTTCGTTTAGCCAATGGCTTGGCAGCCTTTGAAGAGGCAGACCAAGTATCGGTTATCACCATTGCTGGTATGGGTGGCCGTTTGATTGCTACCATATTGGAAGAAGGCTTGGACAAACTAGCTAATGTAGAGCGTTTAATCCTCCAACCTAATAATCGTGAAGACGACTTGCGTATTTGGTTGCAAGACAATGGTTTTCAGATTGTGGCAGAAAGCATTCTAGAAGAATCTGGCAAATTCTACGAGATTTTGGTGGTGGAAGCGGGACAAATGAAGCTATCAGCCAGTGATGTTCGCTTTGGACCTTTCTTGTCCAAAGAAGTCAGCCCAGTCTTTGTCCAAAAATGGCAAAAAGAAGCAGCTAAGTTAGAGTTTGCTCTTGACCAAATCCCAGAGAAAAATCGAGAAGAACGTCAAGTTCTTGTAGATAAAATTCAAGCCATCAAGGAGGTGCTCCATGCTAGCAAGTG